One genomic segment of Cellulophaga sp. HaHaR_3_176 includes these proteins:
- a CDS encoding SusD/RagB family nutrient-binding outer membrane lipoprotein has protein sequence MKNKSIILVVLCTLLTFFVGCDRDFEEVNLNPNDPTEVPADLLLGNLLFNTANALYSVQASIDQGAGWAQQMAKVQYNDEMRYIPREGTILGAWNNFYVVTASDGKKMADLAIEQDNTAIQGVALVMQAYGFLMLTDLFGDVPFTEALSAEEGNTLAAYDEQEVVYAGSIAFLDQAIALLSSSSDEISSSQDLIYSGNKSSWIKFAASLKFRALMRQSGVVDVSSQLQQLVNSGNLFTSRDDEAKFPYLEADPSANPLFETVDFGGRGEYKINQVLVEYMDGTNAITDARLAVYAELNDDDEYRGKPSGLLDLPSDEFGYTNVSDIGAKYLDPTAPGYFVSYTELQFLLAEAAKKGFISGGDAAAEAYYLAGIRSSLAENGVEDSFDTYVAQGSVTYTTTAAIEKIALQKWVALYGQGMETWIEWRRTGVPELTPAIGSTLGSIPVRFTYPNLESSLNGTNYDAAVSSQGPDALTTPVWWDNN, from the coding sequence ATGAAAAATAAAAGTATAATACTTGTAGTTCTTTGTACTCTACTCACATTCTTCGTAGGTTGTGATAGGGATTTCGAAGAAGTTAACTTAAACCCTAACGACCCTACAGAAGTTCCTGCAGATTTATTGTTAGGTAATCTTTTGTTCAATACAGCAAATGCACTATATTCTGTTCAAGCTTCAATTGACCAAGGAGCAGGATGGGCACAACAAATGGCTAAAGTTCAGTATAATGACGAAATGCGTTACATACCAAGAGAAGGTACAATCCTAGGTGCTTGGAATAATTTCTATGTAGTTACAGCCTCTGATGGTAAAAAAATGGCTGACTTAGCTATAGAGCAAGACAATACCGCTATTCAAGGTGTAGCTTTAGTGATGCAAGCTTATGGTTTTTTAATGTTAACCGATTTATTTGGTGATGTTCCATTTACTGAAGCTTTATCAGCTGAAGAAGGTAATACCTTAGCTGCTTACGATGAACAAGAAGTTGTTTATGCTGGATCAATAGCTTTCTTAGATCAAGCTATAGCATTACTTTCTTCAAGTTCAGATGAAATCAGTTCAAGTCAAGATTTAATTTATTCTGGTAATAAATCTTCTTGGATCAAGTTTGCTGCCTCATTAAAATTTAGAGCTTTAATGCGCCAATCTGGTGTAGTTGATGTTTCTAGTCAATTACAACAATTAGTTAATAGTGGTAACTTATTCACTTCAAGAGATGATGAAGCTAAATTTCCATATTTAGAAGCAGATCCTAGTGCAAATCCATTATTCGAAACAGTAGATTTTGGTGGTAGAGGTGAATATAAAATAAATCAAGTTTTAGTTGAGTATATGGATGGTACTAATGCTATTACAGATGCTAGACTTGCTGTTTATGCGGAACTTAATGATGACGATGAATACAGAGGAAAACCTTCTGGATTATTAGATTTACCAAGTGATGAATTTGGTTACACTAATGTTTCTGATATTGGCGCTAAGTACTTAGATCCAACAGCTCCTGGTTACTTTGTTTCTTATACTGAATTACAATTTTTATTAGCAGAAGCTGCTAAAAAAGGATTTATCAGCGGAGGAGATGCTGCTGCTGAAGCTTACTATTTAGCTGGTATAAGATCTTCTTTAGCAGAAAATGGAGTTGAAGATTCTTTCGACACTTATGTAGCTCAAGGTTCAGTAACTTATACTACAACTGCTGCAATAGAAAAAATTGCTTTACAGAAATGGGTTGCTCTTTACGGACAAGGAATGGAAACATGGATTGAATGGAGAAGAACAGGTGTTCCTGAATTAACTCCAGCAATAGGAAGTACATTAGGCTCTATACCTGTAAGATTTACTTATCCAAATTTAGAATCATCATTAAACGGAACTAATTATGATGCTGCGGTTTCAAGTCAAGGTCCAGATGCATTAACAACCCCAGTTTGGTGGGATAACAATTAA
- a CDS encoding rhomboid family intramembrane serine protease: MQEDKFFKFSNTVILVPILFVLSIWIVFLIEIRLGINLNSYGVMPRKLSGLKGILFSPFIHGSAQHLFNNTVPLAVLTSSLFYFYKKIAFRVLIYGVLLSGFLTWCIGRESFHIGASGVIYVLASFIFFKGIFTKYYRLVALSLIVVFVYGSLIWYIFPIEENISWEGHLAGFLTGLLFASIFKMSLPIQKKYDWERDDFNEEDDEFLQHFDADGNFIEKSPEIESQDEILYNYVFKPEIKPTDKKD, from the coding sequence ATGCAAGAGGATAAGTTTTTTAAATTTTCAAATACGGTAATCCTTGTGCCAATACTTTTTGTGCTTTCTATTTGGATTGTTTTTCTTATTGAAATTCGATTAGGTATAAATTTGAATTCGTATGGTGTGATGCCGAGAAAATTATCTGGTTTAAAAGGGATTTTATTTAGCCCTTTTATTCACGGTTCTGCGCAGCATTTGTTTAATAACACTGTCCCATTAGCAGTACTTACAAGCTCTCTATTTTATTTCTATAAAAAAATAGCTTTCAGAGTGCTTATTTATGGTGTTTTACTCTCTGGTTTTTTAACATGGTGTATCGGTAGAGAATCTTTTCATATAGGAGCCAGTGGTGTTATCTATGTACTTGCTAGCTTTATATTTTTTAAAGGGATTTTTACAAAATATTACAGATTGGTAGCGCTGTCTTTAATTGTGGTTTTTGTCTATGGAAGCTTAATTTGGTATATTTTCCCAATTGAAGAAAATATATCATGGGAAGGACATTTAGCTGGTTTTTTGACGGGTTTGTTGTTTGCTTCAATTTTTAAAATGTCGCTACCAATACAAAAAAAGTACGATTGGGAGAGAGATGATTTTAATGAAGAAGATGATGAGTTTCTTCAGCATTTTGACGCTGATGGTAATTTTATAGAAAAATCGCCTGAAATTGAAAGCCAGGATGAGATTCTATATAATTACGTTTTTAAACCAGAAATTAAACCTACAGATAAAAAAGATTAA
- the rpsL gene encoding 30S ribosomal protein S12 produces the protein MPTISQLVRKGRATITKKSKSAALDSCPQRRGVCTRVYTTTPKKPNSAMRKVARVRLTNGKEVNAYIPGEGHNLQEHSIVLVRGGRVKDLPGVRYHIVRGALDTAGVAGRTQRRSKYGAKRPKK, from the coding sequence ATGCCAACAATTTCACAATTAGTAAGAAAAGGAAGGGCCACGATTACTAAGAAGAGTAAATCGGCTGCTTTGGATTCTTGTCCTCAAAGAAGAGGGGTTTGTACTCGTGTTTACACTACGACGCCTAAAAAACCAAATTCTGCAATGCGTAAAGTTGCAAGGGTTAGGTTGACGAATGGTAAGGAAGTAAATGCATACATCCCTGGAGAAGGACATAATCTTCAAGAGCACTCGATAGTATTAGTAAGGGGCGGAAGAGTTAAAGATTTACCAGGTGTTAGGTATCATATCGTTAGAGGTGCTTTGGATACAGCAGGTGTTGCTGGGAGAACTCAACGTAGATCTAAGTATGGTGCTAAAAGACCTAAGAAGTAA
- a CDS encoding SusC/RagA family TonB-linked outer membrane protein: MKTNLKGIFTLLLAFVVHLTFAQEKTISGTVSDQDGLPLPGVNILVVGTSNGTQTDFDGNYTIKADTGTTILFSYVGQKDNKVVVGSSSTINIQMTEDAEALEEVVVTALGIKKAEKSIGYAVQNVKGDDIAQSREANLVNALSGKVAGVQITNSSGAAGASSRIVLRGASSITGNNQPLFIIDGIPIDNSNQGDADAFGGIDLPNGAADINPDDIASVSVLKGPNAAAIYGLRASNGVIVITTKRGTKGKALGVTISSSVSFENPLLLPSFQNSYGQGNVTNNFDWIDGTNGNGGVDESWGPPTDVGLEFVQWNSYTVDGAPLPWVSQPNNVKDFYQTGVSLNNNVSLSGGSEKSSFRLSFSGFDQKGMVPFTDFKRYTVGGNFTHELSSAISAGLNVRYIKSGSDNVVTQGYSNDNPTQQINGFAGRNVDFSALQDWRNLPLAAVGTNAEGTPINWNTVYQNNVYWQLETNTNAFNKDRVIGGANVSVNLTDKLTVTGRTGIDYWTSNVTVKRAQGSNADPEGRFSLDTQSRYEINSEALFSYSTEINDDFDLSLNVGGNSLVRTFDRVQMEAPQLELPGIYNINNVKSGITPVISNYTSEQRINSVYGFGQLGYKNMLFLDFTARNDWASILPVNNNSFFYPSATLSAALNDIFKMPKDKVSLLKLRGGWAQVGSTGVLDPYQLQPVYQFSDTPFGSTSLAFFPSSLNNPNIGPETTTSIEAGIDLRLFKNRLRFDATYYDSTSEDLIVDVLVSGSSGITSTIQNIGELNNKGIEIQLGGTLVRTDNLSVDLDLNFGKNNNKVVSLGDNLETLVIGSQWNVNTEARVGLPYGSLFGPAFERSPDGEVVYVNGLPQIADENKVLGDIQPDWTGGANLTVNYKNFSFGALVDAKIGGDIYSITNTWGRYGGILEETLIGRETGVVGDGVKLNSEGVYVPNDVVVSAKQYNQNAFSNSIAESSVFDASYVKLRQVSVGYSIPSKMLSNTPLQSLTFSVVGRNLAILHKNAPHIDPESAFSDSNASQGLESGQIPSARSVGFNINAKF; encoded by the coding sequence ATGAAAACAAATTTAAAAGGAATTTTCACGCTTCTTTTAGCGTTTGTTGTGCATTTAACATTTGCGCAAGAAAAAACAATTTCCGGTACGGTCTCAGACCAAGATGGCCTCCCTCTACCCGGTGTAAACATCTTAGTAGTTGGAACATCTAACGGTACTCAAACTGATTTTGATGGAAACTATACTATCAAAGCTGATACGGGCACAACAATCTTATTTTCCTATGTTGGACAAAAAGATAATAAAGTGGTTGTAGGTTCTAGCTCAACTATTAATATTCAAATGACTGAGGATGCCGAAGCACTTGAAGAAGTTGTTGTTACCGCTTTAGGTATCAAAAAAGCTGAAAAATCGATTGGTTATGCTGTTCAAAATGTTAAAGGTGATGATATCGCTCAATCACGAGAAGCTAACTTAGTAAATGCATTAAGTGGTAAAGTTGCTGGTGTACAAATTACTAATAGTAGTGGTGCAGCGGGAGCATCTTCACGTATTGTTCTTCGTGGAGCTTCTTCTATTACAGGAAATAATCAACCATTATTTATTATAGATGGTATTCCTATAGATAACAGTAACCAAGGTGATGCTGACGCATTTGGTGGAATTGATTTACCAAATGGAGCTGCTGATATTAACCCTGATGACATAGCATCTGTTTCTGTTTTAAAAGGACCTAATGCAGCTGCTATATATGGATTAAGAGCATCTAATGGTGTAATTGTAATTACAACAAAAAGAGGGACAAAAGGAAAAGCTTTAGGAGTTACGATTAGTAGCTCAGTAAGCTTCGAAAACCCACTTCTTTTACCAAGTTTTCAAAATTCATACGGACAAGGTAATGTTACTAATAACTTTGACTGGATAGATGGAACAAATGGAAATGGTGGTGTGGATGAAAGCTGGGGCCCTCCAACTGATGTTGGATTAGAATTTGTTCAGTGGAATTCTTATACTGTAGATGGAGCTCCATTACCATGGGTATCTCAACCAAATAACGTTAAGGACTTTTACCAAACAGGTGTTAGCTTAAATAATAACGTTTCTTTAAGTGGTGGTAGCGAAAAATCATCTTTCAGACTTTCTTTTTCTGGTTTTGACCAAAAAGGTATGGTTCCATTTACTGATTTCAAACGTTATACAGTTGGTGGTAACTTCACTCACGAATTATCTTCCGCAATAAGCGCAGGTTTAAATGTAAGATACATAAAATCAGGAAGTGACAATGTAGTAACTCAAGGGTATAGCAATGACAACCCTACACAACAGATTAATGGTTTCGCAGGTAGAAACGTTGATTTTTCTGCATTACAAGACTGGCGTAATCTGCCACTTGCAGCAGTAGGTACAAATGCAGAAGGAACTCCAATAAACTGGAATACAGTTTACCAAAACAATGTTTACTGGCAATTAGAAACTAATACGAATGCTTTTAATAAAGATAGAGTTATTGGTGGTGCTAATGTATCTGTTAATCTTACTGATAAATTAACGGTAACTGGTAGAACAGGTATTGACTACTGGACATCTAATGTAACTGTTAAAAGAGCTCAAGGAAGTAATGCTGACCCTGAAGGAAGATTTAGCCTTGATACTCAATCAAGATATGAGATTAACTCTGAAGCTCTATTTTCATATAGTACAGAGATAAATGACGATTTTGATTTATCTTTAAATGTTGGTGGAAATAGTTTAGTCCGCACATTTGACCGTGTACAGATGGAAGCTCCTCAATTAGAACTTCCTGGAATATATAATATCAATAATGTGAAGTCAGGTATTACACCTGTAATTTCTAATTACACTAGTGAACAAAGAATTAATAGTGTATACGGTTTCGGACAATTAGGTTATAAAAACATGTTGTTTTTAGACTTTACTGCAAGAAATGATTGGGCTAGTATTTTACCTGTTAATAATAATTCATTTTTCTATCCTTCAGCAACACTTAGTGCTGCTTTAAATGATATATTCAAGATGCCTAAAGATAAAGTATCTCTTTTAAAACTTAGAGGTGGATGGGCTCAAGTTGGTAGTACAGGAGTATTAGATCCTTACCAATTACAACCGGTATATCAATTTAGCGACACCCCTTTTGGAAGTACATCTTTAGCATTTTTCCCTAGTTCATTAAACAACCCTAACATTGGTCCTGAAACTACAACCAGTATCGAGGCTGGTATAGATTTAAGATTGTTTAAAAACAGATTAAGATTTGATGCTACATATTATGACTCTACCAGTGAGGATTTAATTGTTGATGTACTTGTTAGTGGATCAAGTGGTATTACTTCTACAATTCAAAACATTGGAGAACTAAACAATAAAGGTATTGAAATACAATTAGGAGGTACCTTAGTAAGGACTGATAATTTATCTGTAGATTTAGATTTAAACTTCGGAAAAAACAACAACAAAGTTGTTTCTCTTGGAGATAATTTAGAAACTTTAGTTATAGGTTCTCAATGGAATGTAAATACAGAAGCTAGAGTTGGCTTACCATATGGCTCTTTATTTGGCCCTGCTTTTGAAAGAAGTCCTGATGGTGAAGTAGTTTACGTTAATGGACTACCTCAGATTGCTGATGAAAATAAAGTTTTAGGTGATATTCAACCTGACTGGACTGGTGGTGCTAATTTAACTGTAAATTATAAAAACTTCAGTTTTGGAGCTCTTGTTGATGCTAAAATTGGAGGTGACATTTACTCTATTACAAATACTTGGGGTAGATACGGTGGTATATTAGAAGAAACATTAATTGGTAGAGAGACAGGTGTAGTTGGCGATGGTGTTAAACTAAACTCAGAAGGTGTTTATGTACCTAATGATGTTGTTGTATCTGCTAAACAATATAATCAAAATGCTTTTAGTAATTCAATTGCTGAAAGTTCTGTTTTTGATGCTTCTTATGTTAAATTAAGACAAGTATCTGTAGGCTATAGCATACCTAGTAAAATGCTTTCAAATACACCTTTACAGTCATTAACATTTTCTGTAGTTGGTCGTAACTTAGCAATTTTACATAAAAATGCTCCACATATTGATCCTGAAAGTGCTTTTAGTGATTCAAATGCAAGTCAAGGACTAGAGTCTGGACAAATACCTTCTGCACGCAGCGTTGGTTTTAATATTAATGCTAAATTCTAA
- the rpsG gene encoding 30S ribosomal protein S7 translates to MRKKQAKKRPLLPDPRFNDQLVTRFVNMMMWDGKKSIAYKVFYDAIDIVEEKKTDEEKTALEIWKDALSNVMPHVEVRSRRVGGATFQIPMQIRPDRKISTAMKWLISFSRKRNEKAMSQKLAGEILAAAKEEGAAVKKRTDTHKMAEANKAFSHFRF, encoded by the coding sequence ATGAGAAAAAAACAGGCTAAGAAGAGACCTCTTTTACCGGATCCAAGATTTAATGATCAGTTAGTGACGCGTTTTGTTAACATGATGATGTGGGATGGTAAGAAGTCTATAGCATACAAAGTATTCTATGATGCAATTGATATTGTAGAGGAAAAGAAAACAGACGAAGAAAAGACGGCTTTAGAGATTTGGAAAGATGCTCTTTCTAATGTTATGCCTCATGTAGAGGTTAGAAGTAGAAGAGTTGGGGGTGCTACATTCCAGATTCCTATGCAAATTAGACCGGATAGAAAAATATCAACAGCTATGAAGTGGTTAATTAGTTTTTCTCGTAAGAGAAATGAAAAAGCTATGTCACAGAAGTTAGCTGGTGAAATACTAGCAGCTGCTAAAGAAGAGGGTGCTGCAGTCAAGAAAAGAACAGATACTCACAAAATGGCAGAGGCTAACAAGGCTTTCTCTCACTTTAGATTTTAA
- a CDS encoding replication-associated recombination protein A, translating to MNEPLAERVRPKNLEDYISQLHLVGDNGSLTHQIKKGIIPSLILWGPPGTGKTTLANIIAKESNRPFYTLSAINSGVKDIREVIDKAKQSGGLFTSKNPILFIDEIHRFSKSQQDSLLAAVEKGWVTLIGATTENPSFEVIPALLSRCQVYVLNDFGKDDLIALLKRAMSEDSYLKSKKIELKETEALLRLSGGDGRKLLNIFELLVNSQSTDTVIITDELVMQKLQKNTVRYDKTGEQHYDIISAFIKSIRGSDPNGAVYWLARMIEGGEDVKFIARRMLISASEDIGLANPTALVMANTTFQAVTTIGYPEARIILSQCAIYLATSPKSNGSYMAINRALKTVSETGDLSIPLALRNAPTKLMKDLGYGAEYKYAHDYQNNFVEAEFLPEEISGKSFYKPNQNQRENAIKDFLKNRWKDKYDL from the coding sequence ATGAATGAACCACTTGCAGAAAGAGTACGTCCAAAAAATCTAGAAGATTATATTAGTCAGCTTCATTTGGTAGGTGATAACGGGTCTTTAACACATCAAATTAAAAAAGGTATAATTCCTTCTTTAATTTTATGGGGACCTCCTGGAACTGGTAAGACAACCTTAGCTAATATAATTGCTAAGGAAAGTAATAGACCTTTTTATACACTTAGCGCCATTAATAGTGGCGTAAAAGATATTAGAGAAGTTATTGATAAAGCAAAACAAAGTGGAGGTTTATTTACCTCCAAAAACCCTATTCTGTTCATTGATGAGATTCATAGATTCAGTAAATCTCAGCAAGATTCTTTACTTGCTGCTGTTGAAAAAGGATGGGTTACTTTAATTGGAGCTACTACAGAAAACCCAAGTTTTGAAGTCATACCCGCATTATTATCTCGTTGTCAAGTTTACGTATTAAACGATTTTGGAAAAGATGACCTTATTGCTCTTTTAAAAAGAGCCATGAGTGAAGACTCTTACTTAAAATCTAAAAAAATTGAACTTAAAGAAACTGAAGCTTTACTTCGTTTATCTGGTGGAGATGGAAGGAAGTTATTGAACATATTTGAATTATTAGTCAATTCACAAAGCACGGATACCGTTATCATTACTGATGAATTGGTAATGCAAAAACTTCAAAAAAACACAGTTAGATATGATAAAACTGGTGAACAGCATTATGATATTATTTCTGCCTTTATAAAGTCTATTCGAGGTAGTGACCCTAATGGTGCAGTGTATTGGTTAGCTAGAATGATTGAAGGTGGTGAAGATGTAAAATTCATAGCAAGAAGAATGCTAATTTCTGCATCTGAAGATATTGGATTAGCAAATCCGACTGCTTTAGTAATGGCTAATACAACTTTTCAGGCTGTAACCACTATTGGTTACCCCGAAGCCAGAATAATACTTAGCCAGTGTGCTATATATTTAGCTACGTCACCGAAAAGCAATGGTAGTTACATGGCAATTAACAGAGCCTTAAAGACGGTTTCAGAAACTGGAGACCTATCTATACCATTAGCTCTAAGAAATGCTCCCACAAAGCTAATGAAAGACTTAGGTTACGGGGCAGAATATAAATACGCCCATGACTACCAAAATAATTTTGTAGAAGCCGAATTTTTACCTGAAGAAATATCAGGGAAATCATTTTATAAGCCTAATCAAAACCAACGTGAAAATGCTATAAAAGATTTTTTGAAAAATAGATGGAAAGATAAATATGATCTTTAA
- a CDS encoding DUF5723 family protein gives MRIFYILIVSLFLFNTALSAQNKQLLYDFEEVPQSLLLNPGMTTSYKWHSSVPLLGGFSFQVGNTGATPTDLFLDDGVLYDTKFREKVVYGMDNKDELSGNIQVEILNGGFRGKNSDNYYSFGIYTEIEGIGYYPQDIVTLAYEGNANLINEKFDFNDIKLRGEAVNVFHFGVNKKVSRDLTLGVRAKLYSSLFNVTSTSNRGYFTTTEGDNNLIRNTIVADIELQTSGVYDLKDIIEDDNISNGPAISEILSKRAFLGGNLGVGFDLGFTYHLNEQTKITGSLLDIGFIYHNKDVRTYSLKGSASVEGLEYILPRDLGVVGQDQWQSLVDDIRDMVPYEVTSENYLTFRPTKLNASIRHDFGDEIDSRQDCNCSTRPGGSKITKAYKNSVGGHLYAINRPRGPQTALTAFYQHRFGNVMSVKTTYTVDKFSYTNIGLGASIQAGPVNMYIMADNLIGYANITDSHYSSLQFGLNIISWGKK, from the coding sequence ATGAGAATATTCTATATTTTAATAGTATCATTATTTTTGTTTAACACTGCATTATCAGCACAGAACAAACAATTATTATATGATTTTGAAGAGGTACCTCAATCTCTGTTGTTAAACCCAGGTATGACAACTAGTTATAAATGGCATTCTAGTGTGCCACTTTTAGGTGGTTTTTCATTTCAGGTTGGAAACACAGGGGCTACACCAACCGATTTATTTTTAGATGATGGCGTACTTTACGATACAAAATTCCGTGAGAAGGTTGTATACGGTATGGATAATAAAGATGAGCTGAGTGGTAATATTCAGGTTGAAATATTGAATGGAGGTTTTAGAGGTAAAAATTCTGATAACTATTATTCTTTTGGTATTTATACAGAAATAGAAGGTATTGGTTATTATCCGCAAGACATTGTAACATTAGCATATGAGGGTAATGCGAATTTGATAAATGAAAAATTTGATTTTAATGATATAAAACTTAGAGGTGAGGCAGTAAATGTCTTTCATTTCGGAGTTAATAAAAAAGTGTCAAGAGATTTAACCCTCGGAGTTAGAGCTAAATTATATTCTAGTTTATTTAATGTAACATCAACTAGTAATAGAGGTTATTTTACAACAACAGAAGGTGATAATAATTTAATACGAAATACGATAGTTGCTGATATTGAATTACAAACTTCAGGAGTCTACGATTTAAAAGATATTATTGAAGATGATAATATAAGTAACGGACCGGCTATTTCTGAAATTTTATCTAAAAGAGCGTTCTTGGGTGGTAACTTAGGTGTTGGTTTCGATCTTGGGTTTACGTATCACTTAAATGAACAAACAAAAATTACAGGTAGTTTGTTAGATATAGGTTTTATATACCATAATAAAGATGTTCGTACATATAGCCTTAAAGGTTCGGCAAGTGTTGAAGGCTTAGAATATATTTTGCCAAGAGATTTAGGTGTTGTAGGGCAAGATCAATGGCAGAGTCTTGTTGATGATATACGAGATATGGTACCTTACGAAGTTACAAGTGAAAATTATCTAACATTCAGACCAACGAAATTGAATGCTTCAATTAGACATGATTTTGGTGATGAGATTGATTCTAGGCAAGATTGTAATTGTTCTACGCGTCCAGGTGGAAGCAAAATAACAAAGGCTTATAAGAATAGTGTTGGAGGACACCTATACGCTATTAATAGACCTAGAGGTCCACAAACAGCGTTAACAGCTTTTTATCAGCATAGATTTGGTAATGTAATGAGTGTAAAAACAACTTATACTGTTGATAAATTTTCATATACAAATATTGGTTTAGGAGCTAGTATACAAGCAGGTCCAGTAAATATGTATATTATGGCAGATAACTTAATAGGCTACGCTAATATTACAGATAGCCATTATTCGTCATTACAATTTGGATTAAATATTATATCTTGGGGCAAGAAATAA
- the rlmB gene encoding 23S rRNA (guanosine(2251)-2'-O)-methyltransferase RlmB: MENTTQIYGIRAIIEAIKAEKPIDKVFIQKGLKGDLFKELETVIRKNGINSSYVPIEKLNKLTRNNHQGVIANISPIRFYELEELVEGVIAKKETPLFLLLDQLSDVRNFGAIIRTAECTGVDGIIIQKKGTAPVTGDTIKTSAGAAFKVPIAKVDHLKDAVYFLQSSGIKIIAATEKTESSIYDVSFKEGCAIIMGAEDVGISPSILKAVDAKAKLPLLGEIGSLNVSVACGVFLYETVRQRS; encoded by the coding sequence ATGGAAAATACAACCCAAATTTACGGTATAAGAGCAATAATTGAAGCAATTAAAGCTGAGAAGCCAATTGATAAAGTTTTTATTCAAAAAGGCCTAAAAGGTGACTTATTCAAGGAACTAGAAACTGTTATTCGTAAAAATGGAATTAACTCTTCATATGTACCTATTGAAAAATTAAATAAATTAACTAGGAATAATCACCAAGGTGTAATAGCCAACATTTCTCCAATTCGTTTTTATGAATTAGAAGAACTTGTTGAAGGTGTAATTGCTAAAAAAGAAACTCCTTTATTTTTACTTTTAGATCAATTATCTGATGTTAGAAACTTCGGTGCAATAATAAGAACAGCTGAATGTACTGGTGTTGATGGTATTATTATACAAAAAAAAGGTACAGCTCCTGTTACCGGTGATACTATAAAAACTTCTGCAGGTGCTGCTTTCAAAGTTCCTATAGCAAAAGTTGACCACTTAAAAGATGCTGTGTATTTTTTACAATCTTCTGGAATAAAAATTATAGCTGCTACTGAAAAAACAGAATCTTCAATTTATGATGTTTCTTTCAAAGAAGGTTGCGCCATTATTATGGGTGCTGAAGATGTTGGTATCTCCCCTTCTATCCTTAAAGCTGTAGATGCCAAAGCAAAACTACCCTTGCTAGGTGAAATCGGATCTTTAAATGTTTCTGTTGCTTGTGGTGTATTTTTATACGAAACAGTAAGACAGAGAAGTTAA
- a CDS encoding YjjG family noncanonical pyrimidine nucleotidase yields MYKEHITDIFFDLDHTLWDFEKNSELTFDKILKLNAIDISLSDFLRVYVPNNLLFWKMFREEKISKSELRYQRLKTTFDALNYQVQDDVINKLAEDYIDNLSSFNYLFPNAIDILDYLKPNYKLHIITNGFKEVQNKKIENSNIADYFVHVIDSEMAGVKKPNPVIFKLALDKAGVLPENALMIGDSFEADILGAKACGMSALHFNAHNEKRHDICNMIIDLNEIKEYL; encoded by the coding sequence ATGTATAAAGAACATATAACAGATATTTTTTTTGATTTAGATCATACGCTTTGGGACTTTGAAAAAAATTCAGAACTTACTTTCGATAAAATTTTAAAGCTAAATGCTATAGATATAAGCTTATCCGATTTTCTAAGAGTTTATGTTCCAAATAATTTATTGTTTTGGAAAATGTTTAGAGAAGAAAAAATTTCAAAATCTGAGTTGAGGTATCAACGTTTGAAAACAACGTTTGATGCATTGAATTATCAGGTTCAAGATGATGTAATAAATAAATTAGCAGAAGATTATATTGATAATTTATCATCATTTAATTACTTGTTCCCAAACGCAATAGATATTTTAGATTATTTAAAACCAAATTATAAATTACATATTATAACTAATGGTTTTAAAGAAGTGCAAAATAAAAAAATTGAGAATTCTAATATTGCAGATTACTTTGTTCATGTTATTGATTCAGAAATGGCAGGAGTTAAAAAACCAAATCCTGTTATATTTAAGTTGGCACTTGATAAAGCTGGGGTTTTGCCTGAAAATGCTTTAATGATTGGCGATAGTTTTGAAGCTGATATTTTAGGAGCTAAGGCCTGTGGTATGAGTGCTTTACATTTTAATGCTCATAATGAAAAAAGGCATGACATTTGTAATATGATTATTGATTTAAATGAAATAAAAGAATATTTATAA